The segment ACTGAGCCCAAGACATGTCAGTGCCAGTGTCAGTGTCTACCATGCAGCATCTACTTCACAGCTGGATGAAGTTTGGTTTTCCCTGCCTAAAAAGCATCAGGCATGGGTCTAAACTAATTTCTGAATGACTCTGTGCAGACAAGAAGAGGGCAGAACAAAGTTGGGCTTAGAAGAGGCTCAATGCGGACTATAACCAACAGTTCATCGGTGGCATTCAAATGGTAACACGGAGCTGCTCAAAAAGGGCCAAGCATTAGTGACACACCTGCCATCTCAGCCTGCTCCCCTTCCACTCCTGCAAAATGGGGACAACTCACTCCTAAGCTGCGATGACCAAAATAACATCTCTTTCTAAGGGAATTCTGCAGCAGTGACTTAGCAGGTCACTCACTAGATGCCACGTGCAGTGTGGCTTTCCATACGCTACTGAGGATTTGAATGGCATGAATGCAAATGCTTGTTACCAGGTGTGGCCAAGACAACCCTTGGGATTTGCTTCACAACCTCCCAGCCCAACCCAGCGCACACAAAGCCCCGTGCAGCTGGAGCAATGCTCAGGGCACGCCGGTAGAGACAACAGGCTGCCATGCGTGACAGGGCCCGCCTGCATTCCTCACGCCCCATGTCTGGGGCAAGGGTATAATTAGAACCTTTCAGGGATGGCAAAGACCAACCCTGCCAGCTCACAAAGCAGCATTGCTGCAATCAGCCACATTTGGAGGGAAGAGGATGTGGTGGCTGGCAATGATTCCCGAAGGCTTTAGCCCAAGTTTCACAAGCTCAGTGATGCTGCTGAGGTGCTTCTTGTTTCTAACAAAATCTGTGTCAGAGCACTGGATTTTCACCAAGGTATGGGTAGCTTTTCTCATGGTCAATGGGGAGAGACAGGCTTCTCCTGTCCCAAATCACTCATGTGATGGAGGTAGCCGCAGGAGATGAGCCTTGGCCAACACCAGCCTCAGTGACAGCGTGTCTCACCGTGCTCCACGAAGGAGCTGATAACCATGAACAGCAGCAAAGGGTGCTGGTTCCTGGAGCATTTACCTTCCCTGTGTTCAGCCTCTCCCAAGACCAAGTAGCAAGATCCCAGCTGGGCTTCGAACGGCTCCACAAACTTGGTGTCCACACAGACCCGGtactgagctgagctgtgctgagcagTGAGAATGGCTTCGGACCGAGCCAGGTCATAGTGGCATAACCTGGGAGTGATGGATTTGGGAAACTCAGTGGTgcaaaggaggagggaggagggttaACCAGTAAATGGAGGAGGGTTAACCAGTAAAGAAAAGGCCTGGCCTTCAAGGAGAGCGGGGTCCCCTTCTCACCTGCCAAATGTCCTCAGTGCTTCCCCCTCTGGGATTGAGCTGTTGATCTCCCATGGGAAATAATAGACACCAGCACTTGGCAGCATCTCACACACCCGCTGCTGGGCCTGCAGTACAGCAAAAAGTCTGAGTTCATGATCCACAGACCAGGTCACGCTGCCCCAAAACTTCTTCCTTGCCCAGGACCCCCCCACCcagggggctgcaggagctgcacagCTTCCCTGCCAAGACCAGTTTGCAGCTCAATGCACATGCCAGGCCCCAGGGACCCTGGTGTAAAGAGGGGCTGCTGTACCCCACCGCAACCCAACATGAACAGCAACGGCCAGTCCACCAGCCCCTCCAGGTCTCCCTCAGGCTACGGATGGGTTGAGAAAGGTTAAGCAAGTGGGAAAAACGGTGACTGAGAAGTTCAGAGATCTCCATATGCGATATATGCTATATGCCCATTCAATGCACTATTTAATGCACATGCAACCCCAACTGCAGTGTGTTACATGTAAATTTAATGCACACTTGGCCTGACGTGCAGCACATTATATGCACGTTCAGTGTACTAATGCAGTATACAATGCATGGCCAGTCCAAAATACAGCATGCTATATGGACATTTAATGAacaatttaattaattattaaatggCTGGCTGTGGATGCAGCATGTTGCATGCACTCTCAATGTGCTCTTTAAGGCACAACTTAATGCATACATAGCCCCAGCTGCAGCACGTTATATGCAGACTGGATGCACTACCTCATACACAGCTATTTTATTGTATGTTTATTTAGTCCACCGTTGCACGCACAATTTAATGCAATCCCGGCCTCAAATGCAAACGGCACACCCAGTTCACCAGCGCTCCCTGCTCCAGGTGCAGCGCG is part of the Columba livia isolate bColLiv1 breed racing homer chromosome 18, bColLiv1.pat.W.v2, whole genome shotgun sequence genome and harbors:
- the TEN1 gene encoding CST complex subunit TEN1; the protein is MLPSAGVYYFPWEINSSIPEGEALRTFGRLCHYDLARSEAILTAQHSSAQYRVCVDTKFVEPFEAQLGSCYLVLGEAEHREGEGPVVKARILTCVEGMNVPLLEQAIQEQRKYFSARQEQMGNSMS